One stretch of Mustelus asterias chromosome 21, sMusAst1.hap1.1, whole genome shotgun sequence DNA includes these proteins:
- the LOC144509487 gene encoding uncharacterized protein C1orf94-like, with the protein MLAKLELAHAQKDGKCSFPLGPYPRYTWIHEDTPEDGLDKACFEIWKRVQQLTAQLNSGQKVEREEEVNGDAGEWEMPEAGGKAKEEKALDRCGKDDVSLLVHLEYMSIMGENANLELCQSKPGEKCQAEPVLEHSIRKDVGLPGSSEDKGNFLNNILKSVGGTEQVPKKGGLAKEEAAELLQLDSNTGGASVASNKEICQLLAQFSLKHINEAEAPDNKVVMEEAQVIKDFLQNNMFSCAGDKKVEASPPPLSSGGSQEEQARRQLPVFAKLCEEPAPALKPERRQPAAAPGAFERREAPKATGHAIPVDAGLQAEPGDELAKLLCPGPKEPDVPETPHACSPELKEKAQGGTGIKSEHSYSTSRHALKGMASSTRKEAAKDVGKGRDMPGQLAAAKHKEDFGLAKCGGCKEIVHKMVAFTLADDDARMAVAKRDCLPLEKHDLQDAEPVPGRASSDSLGSECTTGSMDEDNTCGQSLQLPGATKDGTLFPSQTEAEPSGSEGMAISYQDKNTSGANLQLPGAAYDCGSKYGTNVYPSRFPSGTLPMPSRPPLINYPPVPPGPPAAPSTPGYTQHQSFYQPRTMRMPHQQPTYQQTSCFVRPTNPYNYSQMAQEYVPRQAYIRATYAPLVGYWSFVPEYSYTARNAPKPLTGGTNPPPMAGDGPQCLFQPAYGYLESNITATRFSSSRTGPVYNSSNFQMYYPADGSGYNYW; encoded by the coding sequence ATGCTGGCCAAGCTGGAGTTGGCCCACGCCCAGAAAGACGGCAAGTGCTCCTTCCCTCTGGGCCCGTACCCGCGCTACACCTGGATCCACGAGGACACCCCCGAGGATGGGCTGGACAAGGCCTGCTTTGAGATCTGGAAACGGGTCCAGCAACTGACGGCCCAACTCAACTCCGGCCAGAaggtggagagggaggaggaagtgaaCGGAGACGCAGGCGAGTGGGAGATGCCCGAGGCCGGCGGGAAGGCCAAGGAGGAGAAGGCGCTGGACAGGTGTGGCAAGGATGACGTGTCCCTGCTGGTGCATTTGGAATACATGAGCATCATGGGCGAAAACGCCAACCTCGAACTCTGCCAGTCCAAACCGGGCGAGAAATGCCAAGCAGAACCTGTGCTGGAACATTCCATTCGGAAAGACGTGGGCCTGCCAGGCTCCAGCGAGGACAAGGGCAACTTTTTGAACAATATTTTAAAGTCCGTTGGCGGCACAGAGCAGGTGCCCAAGAAAGGTGGCCTTGCCAAGGAAGAGGCCGCAGAATTGCTCCAGTTGGATTCGAATACGGGCGGCGCCTCAGTGGCCTCGAACAAGGAGATCTGCCAACTGCTTGCCCAGTTTTCCCTGAAGCACATCAACGAGGCCGAGGCCCCTGACAACaaggtggtgatggaggaggcTCAGGTCATCAAGGACTTCCTCCAGAACAACATGTTCAGCTGCGCCGGGGACAAGAAGGTGGAGGCCTCACCTCCGCCCCTGAGCTCCGGCGGATCCCAGGAGGAGCAGGCCCGGAGGCAGCTGCCCGTCTTTGCCAAGCTGTGCGAGGAGCCGGCGCCCGCCCTGAAGCCGGAGAGGCGGCAGCCGGCCGCCGCACCCGGGGCCTTCGAGCGTCGCGAGGCGCCCAAAGCGACGGGTCACGCCATCCCCGTGGATGCCGGGCTGCAGGCCGAGCCCGGCGACGAGTTGGCCAAGTTACTGTGCCCCGGCCCGAAGGAGCCGGACGTCCCGGAGACGCCCCACGCCTGCTCCCCGGAGCTGAAGGAGAAAGCCCAGGGTGGCACAGGCATCAAATCCGAGCACAGCTACAGCACCTCGCGCCACGCCCTGAAAGGGATGGCTTCCTCCACCAGGAAAGAGGCTGCCAAGGATGTGGGCAAGGGAAGAGACATGCCCGGGCAGCTTGCTGCCGCCAAACACAAGGAGGATTTCGGTCTGGCCAAGTGTGGCGGTTGCAAGGAAATAGTCCACAAGATGGTGGCTTTCACGCTCGCCGATGACGACGCCAGGATGGCGGTTGCCAAGAGAGATTGCTTGCCGCTGGAGAAACACGACCTACAAGATGCTGAACCTGTGCCCGGGCGTGCCAGCTCAGACTCACTGGGGTCCGAATGCACAACAGGCAGCATGGATGAGGACAACACTTGCGGGCAgagtcttcagctgcctggggcaaCGAAAGATGGCACCTTATTCCCCTCGCAGACGGAGGCAGAGCCGTCTGGCTCGGAAGGCATGGCCATCAGCTACCAGGACAAGAACACGTCCGGCGCCAACCTCCAGCTGCCCGGCGCTGCATACGACTGCGGAAGCAAGTACGGCACCAACGTGTACCCTTCCCGCTTCCCCAGTGGGACCTTGCCCATGCCCAGCAGGCCGCCTCTGATTAACTACCCTCCGGTGCCCCCTGGCCCTCCCGCTGCCCCATCCACCCCCGGCTACACCCAGCACCAGTCCTTTTACCAGCCGCGCACCATGCGGATGCCCCACCAGCAGCCGACATACCAGCAGACCAGCTGCTTTGTGCGGCCAACCAACCCGTACAACTACAGCCAGATGGCGCAGGAGTACGTGCCCCGGCAGGCTTACATCCGTGCCACCTATGCGCCCCTGGTGGGGTACTGGTCCTTTGTGCCCGAGTATTCCTACACCGCCCGGAACGCCCCCAAGCCGCTGACCGGGGGCACCAACCCCCCTCCCATGGCGGGCGACGGGCCCCAGTGCCTCTTCCAGCCCGCCTACGGCTACCTGGAGTCCAACATCACAGCCACCCGGTTCAGCTCCAGCCGCACTGGGCCCGTGTACAACAGCAGCAATTTCCAGATGTACTATCCAGCCGACGGAAGTGGCTACAACTACTGGTAA